A window of the Bdellovibrio sp. ZAP7 genome harbors these coding sequences:
- a CDS encoding acetyl/propionyl/methylcrotonyl-CoA carboxylase subunit alpha, whose product MTKMPGKFTRIAIANRGEVAVRIIKACEELGIETVLLHSEADINSRAYRMATKTICIGPAATAESYLNIEANINGALAGGAQAIHPGFGFLSENADFAEAVSNAGLTFIGPSAEAIRSLGDKVHCKELAKKAGLPLVPGYQGENQQVANLITEAERIGYPVIVKAAAGGGGRGMKLIKSSAEAAELIESAQREAQSAFGSPKVFLEKYLDRAKHIEFQIFGDATGNVVHFFDRECSVQRRHQKIIEEATSPSLTEELRRRMGEAACAIATLGKYKGAGTVEFLLQDGEFYLLEVNTRLQVEHPVTEEVLGVDLVKMQILTAQGEYIHDPKMIRVPRGHSIECRIYAENPFLGGVPSTGLLGHVEWPEGPGRRYEYGFDSGDTITPYYDPMIAKVIVWDENRQRAIQKMIRVLKDSVVFGVHTNIPYLIEILSHKEFVMGTMTTRFIETYFADPIKEPELTEVEKKIAAAALAQARGTQHAGATASASASPWMTYWRGI is encoded by the coding sequence ATGACAAAAATGCCTGGAAAATTCACTCGTATCGCTATCGCTAATCGCGGAGAAGTCGCGGTTCGTATTATCAAAGCTTGCGAAGAGTTGGGAATCGAAACGGTTCTTTTACACTCAGAAGCGGACATCAATTCTCGAGCTTACAGAATGGCGACTAAAACCATCTGTATTGGTCCTGCAGCAACCGCTGAGAGTTATCTGAACATCGAAGCGAATATCAATGGAGCCTTGGCTGGTGGTGCGCAAGCGATTCATCCCGGCTTTGGTTTCTTGTCAGAAAATGCTGACTTTGCTGAGGCAGTGAGTAACGCGGGTTTAACGTTTATCGGTCCTTCCGCGGAAGCGATTCGCTCTTTAGGCGATAAAGTTCACTGTAAAGAACTTGCGAAAAAAGCTGGCCTGCCTTTGGTGCCAGGTTATCAAGGCGAGAACCAACAAGTTGCAAACTTGATCACGGAAGCGGAACGTATCGGTTATCCAGTGATCGTTAAAGCCGCTGCCGGTGGTGGTGGCCGTGGTATGAAATTGATCAAATCTTCTGCTGAAGCGGCAGAGTTGATTGAATCGGCACAACGTGAAGCTCAATCTGCTTTTGGTTCGCCAAAAGTTTTCCTGGAAAAATACCTGGATCGCGCCAAACACATTGAATTCCAAATCTTCGGAGACGCGACAGGAAATGTTGTGCATTTCTTTGACCGTGAGTGTTCTGTTCAACGTCGTCACCAAAAAATTATCGAAGAGGCGACTTCGCCTTCTTTGACGGAAGAACTTCGTCGTCGTATGGGCGAGGCTGCGTGCGCGATTGCAACTTTGGGTAAATATAAAGGGGCGGGAACAGTTGAGTTCCTTTTGCAAGATGGTGAATTCTATTTGCTTGAAGTAAACACTCGTTTGCAAGTTGAACATCCGGTAACTGAAGAAGTGTTGGGTGTGGATTTGGTAAAAATGCAAATCCTGACAGCGCAAGGTGAATACATCCACGATCCAAAAATGATCCGTGTTCCTCGTGGTCACTCAATCGAGTGCCGTATCTATGCTGAAAATCCATTCCTAGGCGGAGTTCCGAGCACAGGCTTGTTGGGTCATGTGGAATGGCCAGAGGGCCCAGGTCGTCGTTATGAATATGGTTTTGATTCTGGTGATACCATCACACCGTATTACGATCCGATGATAGCGAAAGTGATCGTATGGGATGAAAATCGCCAGCGCGCGATTCAAAAAATGATCCGTGTGCTTAAGGACTCTGTGGTTTTCGGCGTTCACACTAACATTCCTTATTTGATCGAGATCTTGTCCCACAAAGAGTTTGTGATGGGCACGATGACAACAAGATTCATCGAAACTTATTTCGCTGATCCGATTAAAGAACCTGAGCTAACGGAAGTGGAAAAGAAAATCGCAGCCGCAGCCTTGGCTCAAGCTCGCGGAACTCAGCATGCGGGTGCAACAGCATCGGCTAGTGCATCCCCATGGATGACTTACTGGAGAGGTATCTAA
- a CDS encoding DMT family transporter has protein sequence MEKLVALLCVLIAIFSVQGGASFAKQLFPLLGPQAATFWRASISAFILLVIYRPWRQKYSRSTLGIVAIYGICLACMNMTFYLSIERIPLGVAVALEFTGPLAVAILGSKRALDIVWVVLAAAGIILVLPHSDFAKSIDLTGVVLALVAGAFWGFYIILAKKVGAKIPGGTATAMGMTVAALTVTIPALSHLHPAEYTGHMWMMIVAMAVLSGAIPYSLEMIALRRIPSKTFGVLMSLEPAVAALMGYIFLSERLTKTQMVAILCVMVASCGSSLMSRTANVPTDV, from the coding sequence TTGGAGAAGTTAGTAGCCCTTCTTTGTGTTCTGATTGCCATTTTTTCTGTACAAGGTGGCGCTAGTTTCGCAAAGCAATTATTTCCACTCTTAGGGCCTCAAGCCGCTACATTTTGGCGCGCCAGTATTTCCGCGTTTATTTTACTCGTGATCTATCGTCCTTGGAGACAAAAGTATTCTCGCAGTACTTTGGGTATTGTTGCGATTTACGGTATCTGTCTGGCGTGCATGAATATGACTTTCTATCTGTCAATTGAGCGCATTCCATTGGGTGTTGCGGTCGCCTTGGAGTTTACCGGTCCCTTGGCAGTTGCAATTCTTGGATCTAAGCGCGCTTTGGATATTGTGTGGGTAGTACTAGCTGCAGCAGGAATCATTTTGGTTCTTCCGCATTCAGACTTTGCTAAAAGCATTGATCTGACTGGAGTTGTTCTGGCATTAGTGGCTGGTGCATTCTGGGGGTTCTATATTATTCTTGCCAAAAAAGTCGGTGCAAAAATCCCCGGGGGCACGGCGACCGCTATGGGAATGACTGTTGCCGCTTTAACGGTTACGATTCCAGCGCTCTCGCATTTGCATCCGGCGGAATACACAGGTCATATGTGGATGATGATTGTCGCGATGGCCGTATTGTCGGGGGCGATTCCCTATTCATTAGAAATGATCGCACTAAGGCGTATTCCGTCAAAGACGTTCGGTGTTCTGATGAGTCTTGAACCCGCCGTGGCCGCCCTCATGGGGTACATTTTTTTAAGCGAACGTCTTACCAAGACGCAAATGGTGGCTATTTTATGCGTCATGGTTGCATCTTGCGGTAGTTCGTTGATGTCGCGCACGGCGAATGTCCCGACGGATGTTTAG
- a CDS encoding enoyl-CoA hydratase-related protein — MTFINTVEMDHVAYVKLNRPDVRNAFNPEMISEITETFHQLANRTDLRAIVLQGEGKSFCAGADLNWMREMVNFSYHQNREDSLRLFSMFETIAKCSLPVIGLIHGAAFGGALGLVAVCDEVIAEEGTQFCFSEVKLGIAPAVISAFVQRKAVAGKVRPLMLSGAVFNPQVAQQAGLVTDVCPAGEGHNVLQKVLANYKQGGPEAVRETKKLLNDIANMTWEQQRDRTTHLIAERRASDEGQEGLKSFLEKREPSWRS; from the coding sequence ATGACTTTTATTAACACGGTTGAGATGGATCACGTGGCCTATGTGAAATTGAATAGGCCAGATGTGCGCAATGCCTTTAATCCGGAAATGATTTCTGAAATCACAGAGACATTTCATCAGTTGGCAAATCGTACGGATCTTCGCGCCATCGTTTTGCAAGGGGAGGGTAAATCCTTTTGCGCCGGGGCGGATTTGAATTGGATGAGAGAAATGGTGAATTTCTCCTACCACCAAAACCGTGAAGATTCTTTGCGCCTTTTCAGCATGTTTGAAACTATCGCTAAATGCTCTTTGCCCGTGATTGGTTTAATTCATGGCGCCGCTTTTGGTGGTGCCCTGGGTTTGGTCGCTGTTTGTGACGAAGTTATCGCTGAAGAGGGCACTCAATTTTGTTTCAGTGAAGTGAAGTTGGGAATTGCTCCGGCAGTTATCAGTGCGTTTGTTCAAAGAAAAGCTGTGGCCGGTAAAGTTCGTCCTTTGATGCTTTCTGGAGCGGTATTCAATCCGCAAGTGGCGCAACAAGCTGGTCTGGTGACAGATGTTTGCCCAGCGGGCGAAGGTCACAATGTTTTGCAAAAGGTTCTAGCGAACTACAAACAAGGTGGGCCTGAAGCTGTTCGCGAAACTAAAAAACTTTTGAACGATATTGCTAACATGACTTGGGAACAACAGCGTGATCGCACAACTCATTTAATTGCTGAACGTCGCGCCAGCGATGAAGGCCAGGAAGGTTTGAAGTCTTTCCTGGAAAAGCGTGAACCGTCTTGGAGAAGTTAG
- a CDS encoding carboxyl transferase domain-containing protein — protein MEILDSHIDANSSDFKANRDAMLKVVGEWRERVELVKQGGGADATKKHKARGKMTARERIEALVDGGTAFLEFSTLAAWDMYEGQAPGAGVVTGIGVIHGTECVIVANDATVKGGTYFPMTVKKHLRAQEIAFENGLPCIYLVDSGGAFLPMQADVFPDRDHFGRIFYNQARMSAAGIPQIAVVMGSCTAGGAYVPAMSDETVIVKENGTIFLGGPPLVKAATGEVVDAQELGGAHVHCENSGVTDHFAEDDGHAVEITRSIVAHLNHKKTVTMQILPSEEPMFDAKEIYGVIPKDSRVPFDVREIIARIVDGSRFHEFKALYGKTLVTGFAHIYGMPVGIIANNGVLFSESAMKAAHFIELCEQREVPLIFLQNITGFMVGKKYENEGIAKHGAKMVMAVSNAHVPKFTVVIGGSYGAGNYGMCGRAYQPRQLWMWPNAKISVMGGEQAANVLLTVKLDQMAAKGQTMGTEEQAEFKRPTLEKYEHESSAYYSSARLWDDGIIDPADTRKVLGLGIAASLNKSWGEKSQGVFRM, from the coding sequence ATGGAAATTCTTGATAGTCACATTGATGCAAATTCCTCTGATTTCAAAGCCAATCGCGATGCGATGTTAAAAGTCGTCGGCGAATGGCGAGAAAGAGTTGAACTGGTAAAACAGGGCGGTGGTGCTGATGCCACCAAGAAACATAAAGCCCGCGGCAAAATGACAGCGCGTGAGCGCATTGAAGCCTTGGTTGATGGCGGAACCGCTTTCCTGGAGTTTTCAACTTTGGCTGCGTGGGATATGTACGAAGGCCAGGCTCCTGGTGCCGGTGTTGTTACAGGTATCGGTGTGATTCATGGAACTGAATGTGTGATCGTTGCGAATGATGCCACTGTAAAAGGTGGGACTTACTTCCCGATGACCGTGAAAAAACATTTACGCGCCCAAGAGATCGCTTTTGAAAATGGTTTGCCTTGTATTTACCTGGTGGATTCTGGTGGCGCATTCCTTCCTATGCAAGCCGACGTTTTCCCGGATCGTGATCATTTCGGGCGTATTTTCTATAATCAAGCACGCATGTCTGCGGCAGGTATTCCTCAGATCGCAGTTGTCATGGGTTCTTGTACTGCGGGTGGGGCTTACGTTCCCGCGATGAGTGATGAAACTGTTATCGTTAAAGAAAACGGCACCATCTTTTTGGGTGGTCCTCCATTGGTTAAAGCCGCAACTGGTGAAGTGGTTGACGCTCAGGAATTGGGTGGCGCTCACGTTCACTGTGAAAATTCAGGTGTAACGGATCACTTTGCTGAAGACGATGGACACGCGGTGGAGATCACTCGTTCTATCGTGGCGCATTTGAATCACAAGAAAACCGTGACCATGCAGATCTTGCCATCTGAAGAACCGATGTTTGATGCAAAAGAAATTTACGGCGTGATTCCAAAAGACAGCCGCGTACCATTTGATGTTCGTGAAATTATCGCGCGCATCGTAGATGGTTCCAGATTCCATGAGTTCAAAGCTTTGTACGGCAAAACTTTGGTAACTGGTTTTGCACACATTTACGGAATGCCAGTCGGTATCATCGCGAATAACGGAGTATTGTTCAGCGAAAGCGCGATGAAAGCGGCTCACTTTATTGAACTTTGTGAGCAGCGTGAAGTTCCATTGATCTTCTTGCAAAACATCACAGGTTTCATGGTTGGTAAAAAATATGAAAACGAAGGTATTGCGAAACACGGTGCTAAAATGGTGATGGCGGTTTCCAATGCTCACGTTCCAAAATTCACAGTGGTGATCGGTGGATCTTATGGCGCTGGAAACTATGGTATGTGCGGTCGTGCTTATCAGCCTCGTCAATTGTGGATGTGGCCGAATGCCAAGATCAGCGTGATGGGTGGCGAGCAAGCTGCCAACGTTTTGTTGACGGTGAAGCTCGATCAAATGGCTGCTAAAGGCCAAACGATGGGAACTGAAGAACAAGCAGAGTTCAAGCGTCCAACGCTTGAAAAGTATGAACACGAAAGCTCTGCATATTACTCATCGGCTCGTTTATGGGATGATGGCATCATCGATCCTGCAGATACTCGCAAAGTTTTGGGTTTGGGTATCGCTGCCAGCCTTAACAAGTCTTGGGGTGAAAAATCTCAAGGCGTATTTAGAATGTAG
- a CDS encoding DUF4442 domain-containing protein, with protein sequence MNQQWLTILMSKGIELEQNLRQQLQQAKDGLKTQLEDRGIRLNAADLAALLEEVSPKVSHAALGYALDIVRPFSAGMGLRISRLKDTQIEVVIPARTRNMNEIGQLHEGAILSAAIEAAKILWMRHAPMGNFEIAVTRIESEFFKVQTSDCRLRMELAENTREVVLADLRDRREATSSADVQIFDDNDQAVGSVQMQLKLKHTPALGNSAE encoded by the coding sequence ATGAACCAACAATGGCTGACAATCTTAATGTCTAAGGGAATTGAGCTTGAACAAAACCTGCGTCAGCAGCTGCAGCAGGCTAAAGACGGACTTAAAACTCAATTGGAAGACCGTGGAATTCGCCTGAATGCCGCTGACCTGGCCGCTCTTTTGGAAGAGGTTTCTCCGAAGGTGTCGCATGCTGCGCTGGGTTATGCGCTTGATATCGTTAGACCTTTTTCTGCAGGGATGGGTCTACGTATTTCTCGCCTTAAGGATACGCAAATCGAAGTCGTGATTCCGGCTCGCACTCGCAATATGAATGAAATCGGGCAGCTGCACGAGGGTGCCATTTTAAGCGCTGCCATCGAGGCCGCAAAAATTCTGTGGATGCGCCATGCTCCCATGGGAAATTTCGAGATTGCTGTTACGCGAATTGAATCTGAGTTTTTTAAAGTGCAAACAAGTGACTGCAGATTGCGAATGGAATTGGCGGAAAATACCCGCGAAGTGGTCTTGGCAGATCTTAGGGATCGCCGCGAAGCCACTTCATCGGCTGACGTGCAGATTTTTGATGATAACGATCAGGCCGTGGGTTCTGTGCAAATGCAGTTAAAGTTAAAACACACTCCAGCGCTCGGTAATTCGGCGGAGTAA
- a CDS encoding methyltransferase domain-containing protein, with the protein MAIPNHFVQIDEEGFCVSREMRIQDPNSGREILENLKLHQGGTLLSTFGDTPVIVEAFDEPLIALQIDKNDSHWSIRCPYDTEFSFSLDSLSVDEWDRFHGYTRDHIPFVMSRKAQAAFFNMVDEFDDDSVTADGKTYEVPPYWNSETDVEKESFWSQIYKREENPGWNLGEPAEALKDMFQRLKISRSRILVLGCGEGHDAAFFAQAGHVVTAVDISPVALERAKKLYGHMENLTFVEADLFNLPRSYDAAFDIVFEHTCYCAINPELRQDLVKVWNRVLAEGGHLMGVFFAMEKRQGPPFGGSEWELRQRVKNNYIPIFWGRWQASLPNRQGKEFFVYAKKK; encoded by the coding sequence ATGGCCATTCCTAATCACTTTGTTCAAATTGATGAAGAGGGATTTTGTGTTAGCCGCGAAATGCGCATTCAAGATCCCAACTCTGGCCGGGAAATCCTGGAAAACCTAAAACTTCATCAAGGTGGAACATTGTTGAGCACCTTCGGCGACACTCCCGTGATCGTCGAAGCCTTCGATGAACCTCTGATCGCCTTGCAAATCGATAAAAACGACTCTCACTGGTCTATTCGTTGTCCCTACGACACTGAGTTTTCATTCTCATTGGACAGCTTGTCTGTGGACGAGTGGGATCGCTTTCATGGATATACAAGGGACCACATTCCTTTCGTCATGTCTCGCAAGGCCCAAGCTGCTTTCTTTAACATGGTTGATGAATTCGATGATGATTCAGTCACGGCTGATGGCAAAACTTACGAAGTCCCGCCTTATTGGAATTCTGAAACGGACGTAGAAAAAGAATCCTTCTGGAGCCAGATCTACAAACGCGAAGAAAATCCAGGCTGGAATTTAGGCGAGCCCGCAGAAGCCTTAAAAGACATGTTTCAGCGTCTAAAAATCTCTCGCTCCCGCATTCTGGTTTTAGGTTGCGGCGAGGGGCATGATGCTGCATTTTTTGCGCAAGCAGGACATGTGGTGACCGCGGTGGATATTTCCCCGGTTGCCCTTGAAAGAGCTAAAAAACTCTATGGTCACATGGAGAACCTGACTTTCGTTGAAGCCGATTTATTCAACCTTCCTCGCAGTTACGATGCGGCATTTGATATCGTGTTCGAACACACTTGTTATTGCGCCATCAATCCAGAACTGCGCCAGGATTTGGTGAAGGTTTGGAATCGTGTTCTGGCCGAGGGCGGTCACTTGATGGGTGTTTTCTTTGCGATGGAAAAGCGTCAGGGTCCGCCATTTGGTGGCAGCGAATGGGAACTTCGCCAACGAGTAAAAAACAACTACATCCCAATCTTCTGGGGCCGCTGGCAAGCTTCGCTTCCGAATCGCCAAGGCAAAGAATTCTTCGTTTACGCAAAAAAGAAATAG
- a CDS encoding GNAT family N-acetyltransferase, with the protein MHIEFTQADDSHVEDLVELVNSAYRGDSSKQGWTTEADLLDGQRVDAEGILADIERDGSVILIAEDDDTGQLLGCVHLENQNGKCYLGMLTVAPTLQNKGIGKMLIKESEAFAHFWGCTHLYMTVISVRSELIKFYEKEGFRQTGEKKPFPYGDERFGKPKVDNLEFVVLERKL; encoded by the coding sequence ATGCATATTGAATTCACTCAAGCTGATGATAGTCACGTTGAAGACTTGGTTGAGCTCGTTAACTCTGCATATCGCGGAGACAGCTCCAAACAAGGTTGGACAACGGAAGCCGATCTTTTAGATGGGCAGCGTGTGGATGCAGAAGGAATTTTAGCCGACATCGAGCGCGATGGCTCCGTGATCTTGATTGCTGAAGACGACGATACCGGCCAACTTCTGGGCTGCGTGCATTTGGAAAATCAAAACGGAAAATGTTATCTAGGCATGCTGACGGTAGCCCCGACCTTGCAAAACAAAGGCATCGGAAAAATGCTCATCAAAGAAAGTGAAGCTTTCGCCCACTTCTGGGGATGCACGCACCTTTATATGACGGTGATATCGGTTCGTTCTGAACTGATCAAATTCTATGAAAAAGAAGGTTTCCGTCAAACGGGCGAAAAGAAACCATTCCCCTATGGTGACGAACGCTTCGGCAAGCCCAAAGTCGACAACCTCGAATTCGTGGTCCTCGAAAGAAAACTTTAG